One Natronomonas gomsonensis genomic window, CCACAGTGCCAGACACTCCTTGCACCCGACGACGGAGTACATACGTTCCCGTCCGGCGCCTCGGGCTAAAAGTTCGATGCATCGCCACCCTTCGGACGACCACCTGCTGGGTCACCCGGAAACGTATCAACGCCCAGCGCTCAATAGAGCGTATGCAACGCGTCGGACTCTCCGAGCGGGATTCTGTGGAGGCGGTCGAGGCCGTCCACCTCACACAACTGGCGATGGGCGAGGAGACGAGCATTCAGGCGTTCGAAATCGAGTCGGGGGCGACCGTCCCCGAACACAGCCACCACCACGAACAGACCGGCTTCGTCTACGAGGGCGAGTTGACGTTCGTCGGCCCGGACGGCGAGACGGTCGTCGGTCCCGGGGACTCGTTCACTATTTCCGGCGAGGAACCCCACGCCGCCGAAAACCGCGGCGACGTGACTGTTCGCGGCGTCGACATCTTCGCGCCGCCGCGGGCGACCCCCGACTGGAAGGAGTGACGATGCCGGTCGGCCGGCGTCGGTTCCTCGCGGTGGTTTCGGCACCGCTTTTCGCGGGCTGTAACACCAGCAACTCGAACGCCGAATCCGTGGGAACGCCGACGGCCGTCCCGGTGCCGACCGACCGCCCGACACCGCAACGTGCCCCGCCGCCGGACCTCTCGACGCTCGGCGTCGAGGACGCCCCCGAACTGGCTCGCGGCCACCGTGACAGCCTGCTCGCGGGGCCACACGGCT contains:
- a CDS encoding cupin domain-containing protein translates to MQRVGLSERDSVEAVEAVHLTQLAMGEETSIQAFEIESGATVPEHSHHHEQTGFVYEGELTFVGPDGETVVGPGDSFTISGEEPHAAENRGDVTVRGVDIFAPPRATPDWKE